From one Phoenix dactylifera cultivar Barhee BC4 unplaced genomic scaffold, palm_55x_up_171113_PBpolish2nd_filt_p 000204F, whole genome shotgun sequence genomic stretch:
- the LOC103712051 gene encoding pentatricopeptide repeat-containing protein At1g59720, chloroplastic/mitochondrial has translation MSSSLSSASLPPPPPPPPPPSPSDTPGHRRHFLPLLSAAATADLPFSTRLLHPPAPTTSSYNTLIRSLSRSRDCKPLALRLYRRMLFDGAAAPPDNFTFPVVLRAAAFLSALPEGTQIHAQILKLGFSSDTYVANSLIHFYASCGLQSLARQLFDRMLRRTRVSWNVTIDGYVANGDHGTALDLFREMQRLFAPDEYTLQSVICACGGIGSLSLGMWAHAFIFKNFDDKVANDVLINNSLLDAYSKCGSITIARQVFDRMPTRDVTSWNVMILGLAMHGHVDECFEAFARMSEEEEKLKPNSITFVGILSACDHGGLVDEGRKYFDLMVTEFGIEPRIEHYGCMVDLLARAGLIEEALDLVSNMRCKPDAVIWRSLLDACCKRNAGVEVSESVARRALEFEDVGTSGVYVLLSRVYASANRWNDVGLVRKLMVDVGIRKEPGCSSIEMDGVVHHFVAGDTSHPRSEEIYGMLREVEGKLVGYKPDSSQAPMVAEFDNAREDSLRFHSERLAIAFGLLNRTPGTPIRILKNLRVCGDCHAITKLISQEYNVEIIVRDRTRFHHFRDGLCSCMDYW, from the coding sequence AtgtcctcctctctctcctccgcgtccctgccaccaccaccaccaccaccacctcctccctctccatCGGACACACCCGGCCACCGCCGCCACTTCCTCCCCTTGCTCTCCGCCGCGGCCACCGCCGACCTCCCCTTCTCCACCCGTCTCCTCCACCCACCCGCCCCCACCACGTCTTCCTATAACACCCTCATCcgctccctctcccgctcccGCGACTGCAAGCCCCTCGCCCTCCGCCTCTACCGCCGGATGCTCTTCGACGGCGCCGCCGCCCCGCCGGACAATTTCACCTTCCCCGTCGTCCTCAGGGCCGCTGCCTTCCTCTCCGCCCTCCCGGAAGGCACCCAGATCCACGCCCAGATCCTCAAGCTCGGCTTCTCCTCGGATACGTACGTCGCCAATAGCCTCATCCATTTCTACGCCTCCTGCGGTCTCCAATCTCTCGCTCGCCAACTGTTCGATAGAATGCTCCGGAGAACGCGCGTCTCTTGGAACGTTACCATCGACGGATACGTCGCTAATGGGGACCATGGCACCGCTTTGGACCTCTTCAGAGAGATGCAGAGATTGTTCGCGCCGGATGAGTACACTCTTCAGAGCGTTATCTGTGCTTGTGGGGGAATCGGGTCTTTGTCCCTGGGGATGTGGGCTCATGCCTTCATATTCAAAAACTTCGACGACAAAGTGGCGAATGATGTTCTGATAAACAATTCCTTGCTCGACGCATACTCAAAATGCGGATCGATAACTATCGCTCGTCAAGTTTTTGACAGAATGCCCACGCGGGATGTGACCTCGTGGAATGTGATGATTCTTGGGCTGGCGATGCATGGCCATGTCGACGAGTGCTTCGAGGCCTTTGCACGAATgtcggaagaggaggagaaattgAAGCCCAATTCGATCACATTCGTCGGCATTCTGAGTGCATGCGACCATGGGGGTTTGGTCGATGAGGGTAGAAAATATTTCGATTTGATGGTTACCGAATTTGGGATTGAACCAAGAATTGAGCACTACGGCTGCATGGTTGATCTTCTAGCTCGAGCGGGGTTGATAGAAGAAGCTCTAGACCTGGTGTCGAACATGCGATGCAAGCCTGATGCCGTGATTTGGCGGAGTCTTCTCGATGCTTGTTGCAAGAGAAATGCAGGAGTTGAGGTCAGCGAGTCAGTtgccaggcgggctctagaatttgaggacgtcggcacaAGCGGTGTTTATGTTCTTCTGTCGAGAGTATATGCCTCGGCAAACCGGTGGAATGATGTAGGTTTGGTTCGGAAGCTAATGGTTGATGTGGGGATCAGAAAGGAGCCAGGCTGCAGTTCGATTGAGATGGATGGTGTTGTTCATCATTTTGTTGCTGGCGATACGTCTCATCCTCGGTCGGAAGAAATATACGGGATGCTTCGTGAAGTGGAAGGCAAATTGGTTGGGTATAAACCAGACTCCTCGCAGGCACCAATGGTGGCTGAGTTTGATAATGCGAGAGAAGACTCGCTTCGCTTCCACAGCGAGAGGCTGGCTATAGCTTTTGGGCTGCTTAACAGGACGCCAGGGACCCCAATTAGGATATTGAAGAACCTGAGGGTGTGCGGAGACTGCCACGCCATAACTAAACTGATCTCACAAGAGTACAATGTGGAGATCATCGTGAGAGACCGAACTAGATTTCACCATTTCAGAGATGGTTTATGTTCTTGCATGGATTATTGGTGA
- the LOC103712052 gene encoding plasma membrane ATPase 3: protein MGDKAATLEAVLKEAVDLENIPLEEVFDNLRCTREGLTTEQAEERLAIFGHNKLEEKKESKFLKFLGFMWNPLSWVMEAAAIMAIALANGGGKPPDWQDFVGIITLLLINSTISFIEENNAGNAAAALMARLAPKAKVLRDGRWKEEEAAILVPGDIISIKLGDIIPADARLLDGDPLKIDQSALTGESLPVTKGPGDGVYSGSTCKQGEIEAIVIATGVHTFFGKAAHLVDSTNQVGHFQKVLTAIGNFCICSIAVGMCIEIIVMYPIQDRDYRPGIDNLLVLLIGGIPIAMPTVLSVTMAIGSHRLAQQGAITKRMTAIEEMAGMDVLCSDKTGTLTLNKLTVDNNLIEVFAKGVTPDTVILMAARASRTENQDAIDTAIVNMLADPKEARAGIQEVHFLPFNPTDKRTALTYIDIDGKMRRVSKGAPEQILNLALNKSEIERRVHAVIDKFAERGLRSLAVAYQEVPEGRKESPGGPWQFIGLMPLFDPPRHDSAETIRRALNLGVNVKMITGDQLAIGKETGRRLGMGTNMYPSSALLGQNKDESIAALPVDELIEKADGFAGVFPEHKYEIVKRLQARKHICGMTGDGVNDAPALKKADIGIAVADATDAARSASDIVLTEPGLSVIISAVLTSRAIFQRMKNYTIYAVSITIRIVLGFMLLALIWKFDFPPFMVLIIAILNDGTIMTISKDRVKPSPLPDSWKLAEIFATGIILGGYLAMMTVIFFWAAYKTNFFPRVFHVESLEKTAQDDFQKLAAAVYLQVSTISQALIFVTRSRSWSFVERPGLLLVAAFLVAQLIATLIAVYADWGFAAIKGIGWGWAGVIWLYNIIFYFPLDIIKFLIRYALSGRAWDLVIEQRIAFTRQKDFGKEARELKWAHAQRTLHGLHPPDTKMFSERTNFTELNQLAEEAKRRAEIARLRELHTLKGHVESVVRLKGLDIDTIQQAYTV from the exons ATGGGGGATAAGGCGGCGACGCTGGAGGCCGTCCTCAAGGAGGCTGTCGATTTG GAGAACATACCCTTGGAGGAGGTGTTTGATAATCTGAGATGCACGCGGGAGGGGCTGACAACGGAGCAGGCGGAGGAGCGGCTCGCCATCTTCGGCCACAACAAGCTCGAGGAAAAGAAG GAGagcaagtttctgaaattcttggGGTTCATGTGGAATCCGCTGTCGTGGGTGATGGAGGCAGCGGCCATCATGGCCATCGCCCTCGCGAACGGAGGG GGGAAGCCCCCAGACTGGCAGGATTTCGTGGGGATTATTACCCTGCTTCTGATCAACTCGACGATCAGCTTCATCGAGGAGAACAACGCTGGAAACGCCGCGGCAGCCCTCATGGCCCGCCTCGCGCCAAAAGCCAAG gTGCTCAGGGATGGCAGGTGGAAAGAGGAGGAAGCGGCCATCCTTGTCCCAGGGGACATTATTAGCATCAAGCTTGGGGATATCATCCCTGCGGATGCCCGTCTCCTTGATGGAGATCCGCTGAAAATTGATCAG TCTGCCCTTACTGGAGAATCTCTGCCGGTTACCAAAGGTCCAGGTGATGGTGTATACTCTGGTTCCACGTGCAAGCAGGGTGAGATCGAGGCTATCGTTATTGCTACGGGCGTTCACACTTTCTTTGGCAAGGCTGCACATCTTGTGGACTCGACGAACCAAGTTGGTCACTTCCAAAAG GTCTTGACTGCTATCGGGAATTTCTGCATTTGTTCGATTGCAGTGGGAATGTGTATCGAGATTATTGTTATGTATCCGATCCAAGACAGGGACTATCGCCCTGGAATTGATAATCTCTTGGTTCTGCTTATTGGAGGGATCCCCATAGCCATGCCCACAGTTCTGTCTGTCACGATGGCTATTGGCTCTCATCGCTTGGCTCAGCAG GGAGCCATTACAAAGAGAATGACTGCAATTGAAGAAATGGCCGGCATGGATGTGCTTTGCAGTGACAAAACAGGAACTCTTACTCTGAACAAGCTGACAGTGGACAACAACCTTATTGAG GTTTTTGCAAAAGGTGTAACCCCAGACACTGTAATTTTAATGGCTGCTAGAGCCTCAAGAACTGAGAACCAAGATGCTATAGACACTGCTATAGTTAACATGCTTGCGGACCCGAAGGAG GCACGGGCTGGTATTCAAGAGGTGCATTTTCTGCCATTTAATCCTACTGACAAAAGGACTGCTCTAACATATATCGATATTGATGGGAAAATGCGTCGTGTCAGCAAAGGTGCACCAGAACAG ATCCTAAATCTTGCACTTAACAAGTCAGAGATAGAGCGTAGGGTTCATGCTGTGATTGATAAATTTGCTGAGCGGGGGCTTCGCTCGCTTGCTGTTGCATATCAG GAAGTTccagaaggaaggaaagagagtCCTGGTGGTCCATGGCAGTTCATTGGCCTCATGCCACTTTTTGACCCCCCAAGACATGACAGTGCAGAAACAATTCGGAGGGCACTCAACCTGGGTGTTAATGTCAAAATGATCACAG GTGATCAGCTGGCCATAGGGAAGGAAACTGGCCGTCGTTTGGGGATGGGTACAAACATGTATCCCTCGTCTGCTTTACTGGGTCAAAACAAGGATGAGTCAATAGCTGCTTTGCCAGTTGATGAACTAATAGAGAAGGCTGATGGTTTTGCTGGTGTTTTTCCAG AGCACAAGTATGAGATTGTTAAACGCTTGCAAGCAAGGAAGCATATATGTGGTATGACTGGTGATGGTGTGAATGATGCTCCTGCCCTAAAGAAGGCTGATATTGGGATTGCAGTTGCTGATGCAACTGATGCAGCTCGTAGTGCTTCTGATATTGTTCTTACAGAACCCGGTCTAAGTGTCATTATCAGTGCTGTGCTGACCAGTCGTGCCATTTTTCAGAGAATGAAAAACTACACG ATCTATGCAGTTTCTATTACAATCCGTATTGTG CTCGGGTTCATGCTGCTCGCTCTCATTTGGAAGTTCGACTTTCCACCCTTTATGGTCCTTATCATTGCAATCCTCAATGATG GTACCATAATGACTATATCAAAGGACAGGGTGAAGCCATCTCCTCTGCCTGACAGTTGGAAGCTGGCTGAGATTTTTGCAACTGGAATCATCCTTGGTGGTTATTTGGCAATGATGACAGTCATTTTCTTCTGGGCTGCATACAAGACTAACTTCTTTCCG AGGGTATTCCACGTTGAAAGCCTTGAGAAAACAGCTCAGGATGACTTTCAGAAGCTTGCCGCTGCAGTCTACCTGCAAGTGAGCACTATCAGTCAGGCACTCATATTTGTGACACGATCCCGCAGTTGGTCCTTCGTTGAGCGGCCTGGTTTGTTGCTTGTTGCTGCTTTCCTGGTTGCTCAGCTG ATTGCTACACTGATAGCCGTGTATGCTGACTGGGGATTTGCTGCAATCAAAGGGATCGGATGGGGTTGGGCAGGTGTCATCTGGCTTTACAACATCATCTTCTATTTTCCGCTTGATATAATCAAGTTCCTAATCCGCTATGCTCTGAGCGGGAGGGCATGGGATCTCGTCATTGAACAAAGA ATTGCATTTACAAGGCAGAAGGACTTTGGAAAAGAAGCTAGGGAGCTCAAGTGGGCGCATGCTCAGAGAACACTGCATGGCTTGCACCCGCCCGACACCAAGATGTTTAGTGAGAGGACCAACTTCACCGAGCTTAATCAATTGGCTGAAGAGGCCAAAAGGCGAGCTGAGATTGCAAG GCTGAGGGAATTACACACATTAAAGGGACATGTGGAGTCTGTTGTGAGGCTCAAGGGCTTGGATATCGACACCATTCAGCAAGCCTACACTGTGTGA